A section of the Candidatus Nitrosacidococcus sp. I8 genome encodes:
- a CDS encoding 3-deoxy-7-phosphoheptulonate synthase — MNFPTENLRIKEIKELIPPAQLQAELPITHEAAATVYQTRQAIQKILKGEDDRLIVIIGPCSIHDPKAAWEYAKRLQQLKSELKDSLLVIMRVYFEKPRSTVGWKGFINDPHLNDSFQINEGLHLARKLLLDLASAGIPAATEFLDLISPQYVADSISWGAIGARTIESQVHRELASGLSCPVGFKNATNGSPDPAIAAILSASKPHHFLSVTREGHSAIVSTTGNSDCHLILRGGKTPNYDKESIDSTAKKLAKAELAPQVMIDCSHGNSGKDPKQQIQVAKNIASQIAAEDQRIIGAMLESHLISGRQDIVPGQPLTYGQSITDSCMGWEESADLLHELARSVERRREAKNTK, encoded by the coding sequence ATGAATTTCCCTACTGAAAACTTACGTATTAAAGAAATAAAAGAACTCATTCCACCTGCCCAGCTTCAAGCAGAGCTGCCTATTACTCATGAGGCAGCAGCAACCGTCTATCAAACCCGACAAGCAATTCAGAAAATTCTTAAAGGTGAAGATGATCGGTTAATTGTAATTATAGGACCTTGTTCTATCCATGATCCTAAAGCTGCTTGGGAATATGCAAAGCGGCTTCAGCAACTAAAAAGTGAACTAAAAGATAGTTTATTAGTTATTATGCGGGTTTACTTTGAAAAACCCAGATCTACCGTAGGTTGGAAGGGATTTATCAATGATCCCCATTTAAACGATAGTTTTCAGATTAATGAGGGGTTGCATTTAGCCCGTAAGCTTTTACTCGATCTAGCCTCGGCTGGCATACCTGCTGCTACTGAATTTTTGGATTTAATTAGTCCCCAATATGTGGCCGATTCAATCTCATGGGGTGCAATTGGTGCTAGAACTATTGAAAGCCAAGTCCATCGTGAGTTGGCCTCTGGGCTTTCATGTCCTGTAGGATTTAAAAATGCTACTAACGGTAGTCCAGATCCTGCTATCGCAGCAATCTTATCTGCCTCAAAACCTCATCATTTTCTTTCTGTCACTCGAGAAGGTCATTCTGCCATTGTTTCGACTACAGGCAATTCTGATTGCCATCTTATTCTACGAGGTGGAAAAACTCCCAACTATGATAAAGAGAGTATTGATAGTACAGCTAAAAAATTGGCTAAAGCAGAACTTGCCCCTCAAGTTATGATTGACTGTAGTCATGGTAATAGCGGTAAAGATCCTAAGCAACAAATTCAAGTAGCTAAGAATATAGCATCACAGATTGCAGCAGAAGATCAACGTATTATTGGGGCCATGTTAGAAAGTCATTTAATCTCTGGTCGCCAAGATATTGTTCCAGGTCAACCGCTTACCTATGGACAAAGCATTACCGATTCCTGTATGGGTTGGGAAGAAAGTGCAGATCTGCTCCATGAATTAGCTCGCAGTGTGGAGAGGCGAAGGGAGGCAAAGAATACTAAGTAA